In a single window of the Candidatus Poribacteria bacterium genome:
- a CDS encoding sigma-70 family RNA polymerase sigma factor, producing MVDPQTVKKAQNGDHKAFKELYDSTSLGIYNLMLRMSGNKETAEDLTQEVYLRVWRSLGRLKSPKAFVTWLHRIAMNVYRDWSKSASHRLEEMRVGMQVQGQDDDPENDEGLDLIPSPHPLPDEETLRGEMKDVIERAISSLPEKYRAVVIMHHIEGLGLKEIAKSLDVAQGTVMSRLARARAMLRERLSGYIEGD from the coding sequence ATGGTCGATCCCCAAACGGTTAAGAAGGCTCAGAACGGAGATCACAAGGCCTTTAAAGAGCTTTACGATTCAACGAGCCTTGGCATTTACAACCTGATGTTACGAATGTCCGGAAACAAGGAGACCGCGGAGGATCTGACACAGGAAGTCTATCTACGTGTGTGGCGTTCTTTAGGGAGGCTGAAATCGCCAAAGGCCTTCGTGACATGGCTTCACAGGATAGCTATGAACGTCTACCGTGATTGGTCTAAAAGCGCCTCACACAGACTGGAGGAGATGAGGGTGGGGATGCAGGTTCAGGGTCAGGATGATGATCCCGAGAATGATGAGGGTCTGGATCTGATACCTTCACCGCATCCCTTGCCTGATGAGGAGACTCTGAGAGGCGAGATGAAGGATGTAATCGAAAGGGCGATCTCATCTCTGCCGGAGAAATATAGGGCCGTGGTGATCATGCATCACATCGAGGGACTGGGGTTGAAGGAGATAGCTAAATCCCTCGATGTGGCCCAGGGGACGGTTATGTCGAGATTGGCAAGGGCAAGGGCCATGCTCAGAGAAAGATTATCCGGATATATCGAGGGGGATTGA
- a CDS encoding radical SAM protein — MIKKITCKTVLTKSGVGEGYTLNPYFGCQHSCVYCYARYLLRYRPHDEPWGGFVDVKCNAPEVLEREIRRKNPSSVFLSTACDAYQPIESELKLTRKLIEILADSPFQIKILTKSSLVRRDLSILAEAKLPASLGVTITTVDERVRSLIEPLASPSFERLAAIEEAKSLGIETWVMAGPLMPLITDSVESLEKLFTKAKEVGASFIYVDKLNRRGGVWESISNFLSKHRPGLVKIYHRYFFDRSFRDEYLRALRERVRSAASKAGWDEGKIHMESI, encoded by the coding sequence ACCCTTACTTCGGCTGTCAACATTCCTGTGTCTATTGTTACGCGAGATACCTGCTTAGATATAGACCGCACGATGAACCCTGGGGTGGATTCGTTGACGTCAAGTGCAACGCACCTGAGGTGCTGGAAAGGGAAATCCGAAGGAAAAATCCGTCATCCGTTTTCCTCAGCACCGCCTGTGACGCGTATCAGCCGATCGAGTCTGAGCTTAAGCTGACAAGGAAACTCATCGAAATACTCGCCGATTCACCTTTTCAGATCAAAATACTGACCAAGAGTTCTCTCGTCCGCCGGGATCTCTCAATCTTGGCCGAAGCCAAGCTTCCTGCGTCCTTGGGCGTGACGATTACGACGGTCGATGAGAGAGTACGCTCCCTTATTGAGCCTCTCGCATCTCCCTCCTTTGAAAGGCTCGCTGCGATAGAAGAGGCGAAATCGCTGGGGATAGAGACATGGGTGATGGCCGGCCCATTGATGCCGCTCATCACCGATTCGGTTGAGTCGTTGGAAAAGCTCTTCACAAAGGCAAAGGAGGTGGGGGCGAGCTTCATATATGTGGATAAACTCAATAGGAGAGGGGGCGTATGGGAATCCATATCGAATTTTCTGTCGAAACATAGGCCTGGATTGGTGAAGATCTATCACAGATACTTCTTCGATAGATCCTTTCGCGATGAATACCTCCGGGCCCTACGTGAAAGGGTGCGATCGGCCGCATCAAAGGCGGGATGGGATGAGGGGAAAATTCACATGGAATCTATATGA
- a CDS encoding zf-HC2 domain-containing protein — MRCEEVREILPEYTVGALKRRKARDVERHLEICPDCRRELAALKKIGEMIENMPLEKPPANIWDSIAVQIESESQERETLWRRWLKPKFIPAWSAIALIGFAVWIYLGLIRLPQGETQQMIPLELKQHAVAAWNSPFSDTAALALYIGEGTR; from the coding sequence ATGAGATGCGAGGAGGTAAGGGAGATACTTCCGGAATATACCGTTGGGGCGTTGAAACGGAGGAAGGCCAGGGATGTCGAAAGGCACCTCGAGATCTGCCCCGATTGCAGAAGGGAGTTGGCCGCTCTCAAGAAGATAGGAGAGATGATTGAAAATATGCCGCTTGAGAAACCTCCGGCCAACATCTGGGATTCCATAGCTGTCCAGATTGAGTCCGAATCTCAAGAGCGGGAAACCCTTTGGAGACGATGGCTTAAACCTAAGTTTATACCGGCATGGTCCGCTATTGCCCTGATAGGATTTGCCGTCTGGATCTACCTGGGATTGATAAGGTTGCCCCAAGGGGAAACCCAACAGATGATCCCCCTCGAGCTGAAACAGCATGCGGTAGCCGCCTGGAACTCTCCCTTTTCCGATACCGCCGCCTTGGCATTATACATAGGGGAGGGAACCCGATGA